The genomic stretch CGTTGTGCTGGTCGGGGAGGACGCGTGGGACAGTCAGAGATGATATGACCATGTTGTTTGCAATAGTTGCAAAACCTCTAACTGCAATTGCGAGCAATATGTCCGAATTGTTTGCAAGAAAAACATTGGACTTGTTGCATATCACGACCCTTTCATCTACTCTAACCAGCATATGCAATTGCAACAGGTTCAGAACTGACATCATCAGGAGACATAGTTCCTTAAGTAAGCAGACGTTGTTCTTCCCTGAGAAGTTCACCAACACAAGTATCCAAAGAAGGAACATGATTCCTATTCAGCAAAGCACCTctgacaacctcaaattctgGACGAAGTTTCATGAGAAATTGATCCCGCCCACTAGTGTTGTAAACTTCTTGAACAGCCGCTAGGGATGTCTTGGGAACCTTAGCATGTATAATAGCAGAGTGTTCTGTCCAGAGATTTAGAAAACCAAAATAGTATTCTTGAATAGACAAATCACCTTGTTTGTAGTTGGCTATGTCTAACTCCAACTGAAACCCTTTTGCCGAATTGTCCTGGTTGTAAATGCGCTTCAAATAATTTCACATTTCTTGAGCAGTTGAAAAAGAGCGCAAATTATTGATCATTTGAGGATCAATACTGTTGAGAATCCAAGTGATGATTTGAGCATCTTTAGTTTCCCACGCATCTAAATCAGTTTTCTCCGTCGGTGCCTTAGAAACATCATCGAGATGACTCCATAATCCCTTTCCTTTAACATACATCTTGAATTGAAATTCCCATGCAGAGTAATTTTTGCCGGTAAAACGGACACAAAAATTCTTTTCATTTTCCATTACCATGATACAATAGCTCCTACTCTAAAGACAACTCTTCTCCTATGAAGAATAGAACAAAACTCACTGGGGCAGCAAATACCTTGTGATACCACCGTACAGTACAGTAACACGTTGCAAATTTTTTTTATAGCAGCAATTAAATAAGAGTTAAAGCAGTAACTAAATATTCCAAAGAAAATTGCCGACGAAACACGGAAGAAAATTACCGACACAACACGGAAGAAAATTGCCGACACCGAATCAACCCACGGAAGAAACTACTTGCAGACACCGAATCAACCCACTAAGTCAGAACACTTGCCGATGAAAACACGACCAAATCGAACACATTTTGTGAACTAGTAGAAACAATGAAACTGCTTGTGAGCACCAAGAACGGATCCGAGAAACGATTGTAGGCACCAAAGATCACAATCGCAAGCCTATAAGAGATCATAGAGAACCGAGATCTGCCGAGATTATTTCAAGAGCGACCCAATGGGGGTGCTGCTGAATAACCCAGATTAACCTAAAACTCATAGGTTTGATCGAAAACACTCTGATACCATGTCAATAACTCTTGGCTTGATGCCTTTCTCATTGATATTTCTTGTATATATAGATGTTACAGGACTATACAGATTATCACgctaaataattacattttatGAGAACAAATTAATTTCGACTTTGTTTCCCTTATTCTAGGAACAAACccttattttaaaaacaaactaattCTTATTCACAGAAATGAGCAGTTAGGCTTCAGTGCAGAGCATCTAGCAGAGTGTATAGCATGCCTACACCAATTCGTCGGTCTGAGTCATCAGAGCTCTAGACTAAATGTGAGAATTAGGAATGTTAAGCATGTCATAAATGACATAACATAGCCATATATTTTTCCAAAATAAACATTTAAGCCATTACCAATTGTCCACAAGCTACAATCATaaggaaaattcttaggtggacacatacctaaaaaattgttttacacacaaccaatcacagaattttaattaattaaaaaaataaatactgatttttctctctccttcataatctcaaccaccccatgaatctaattaaaaacaaaattataattaaaataaatttaaaaaagactctttcttattggttgtgcctaagaatgtggatttagggtcgtatccatgcaagaattgctccaATCATAAAGCATTTTTTCAAATCTGGTTAAATAGAGGAACTAATATAACCTTTCCTTTAaaaagtattatatatatatctatattgaAAATAACTAGTCAAAATAAAAACCATCATGATATTTgactaaaaaaaatattcttttaaagCATTTTTACCTCCTTTAATTCATGTTATATAGATCAGTATATAATCTCTCCTAATATGAATAAACCCCATATTTATTTAGTATCAATATATTTAACGGTTTCAGCAATAATTGTATTGTACGATCTACAATTTACCACCACCAATGACATACTCACATCTAGTTACATGCACACTATATGACAAGTCACTACAATTGACAAATGAGACAAATGTGAAATTTCCTATCAAGCTTTTATGGCCAATAAATGAAAGGACCACACAAGAGCAGGTTTCATCCAAAATCAAACCATATCCATTCTTCCCACCATCCCATCCAAAATTTCCACCACTTAACCAAAAAAGTGAAAATTTTCTATATACAGGGTTAAGTATATACATATATAGTTACTGTTTAGTTCCACGGTTCCACCATCTCTTGTTTGGCCAATCTTTATTGAATTCTGCACCCTGCAATGCCAGGAACAATCCTTGTTTCAGGTACTAAATTCTCTGTAGTATGTAAAATTTATGTATGATAGCATCCATGgtgatttttattttgttttgtttttacttctctttattcatttttttacagTACTTGAATTCATGGATCTTCCATTTTCTTCATCAACACCCATAAGAGGTATGCAATTGTTCTTACTTTTTTATATTTGTCCTTACTCTCCTTTCATTCAATTTAAGTGCCAATTGTAACAGTGTTTGATAAATGCAGCTTGCATGGGGAAAATTGAGTACCAAATCAGTGACAAAGGAAACTTTTCCTTGTAAGATTAATTCAAAAactctatatttatttttatattgaagtCCTAACCTAAGTTAGTGATGTGCTAGTTGAGTTAAATAGTTGTAAAACGTTCGGCTAGAGTTCAATTTTTGGCagcaacatttatttatattgatgTATTAATCTAAATAAGTTGTTGATAAATGTAATTTGTTTGTTATCGTGTTTCAGTCCCATAGCTAGTCTCCGTGatgatttgattttcaaaattcatgATACCGAAGGGAATGAAATATCGCGTGCAGGTTATCTTTGATTCATAACAATGCAATTGATGAAATTGtttaatcattttttcaaatttgatcaaagattgaatGTTTCTAACATGATGCAGTAAATAACTGGCAGGAGTACATATCAGAATGATATTAGAGAAAGGTGTTTGGGAAGACACGTTTCCCCTCGGGGAAGGATACATGCATTTGAAACTAGAAGTTGTACTAAGCAATGAAGAGCGCGACAAAATTCGTATGATGGTactcatttctcaagcttcttaaaCATTGCTAATTAAAGGTCTTGGTAACTTTGTGTTCAAACTAACTCTTCTTATATGATTTATTAGAGACAAACTGCATTAAAGAAAAAACAGGATGTGCTGCTTAATAGCAATGCGGCTTTACCTTTCCGCACGAGTGATGAGGTCTCAGGTTTGATCTTACTTATCTGATTATAGAAAAAATCGACATTTAAAACAgaaatgaaatgataaaataaaataatctttGATAGTTATGAACTTGGTCCTACATACATTCCCTCAGAGGCTTTTTCCTGATGTTTTAAGTGCTCCATCTTCTCAAGAATCATCACCAAATCAATACCTTCAACTTGAAAAAGTTTCTCAATTGCAAAGTCCCGTTGATTTCTCCAATGACAAAGAAAGTTCCACCACAAATGTTGCTGAGGCTGAGGTTGAGCTTGATCAGAAACAGCTAAACTCAGTTAAGGATTAATCAATTTTCCGCAATCTCTTTCTATGTAGCACTGACACTTTGGATTAAAGGAGTGTTACTGTCCGGTATCAGACACATAACAGTGTCAGGACAAAATATCAAGATTAATCATTTTGTCATTTTCTTAAATTACTACTGGTGTTTACGTGTTATTGTCATGTCTTGGAACCTGGATTTCCTGCAGTCAAGGGATCAGTGACCGACTGATCTATCAGTGACTGCGGGGAATTCGAGTTCTATACAATGTGTCCCTTTCTGCGTCAATGATTAATATGTTTCTTTTCTTCCCAACAAGAAGACATTGGAAAATGTACTATTGTTTGTTTAATGGTCATTTTACATGTTTTAGAACATTGCAGATCAATATAAGAAGGCCTCATCGATAAAACCCGTGTCACAAGAAATTAATCTCATTCCTTTAGAGCATGGAGGTAACAAGCCTGCCAATCAGCCACCATCTGAGAATCATCCTCAGAGAGCTACTAGTTCACAAGAAATGGTGATTTTTTTAAGCTCTGAAAAAGTTAGTTCTTCAACAAATAATCCAATACAAGATAATCTAGAGGATGCGGTTCTTCCAAACTCGGAGAAGAAGGCTCGCCTAGGAAGAACTCCTAGCAATGTTAAGAAAATGATAAGTGCTTTTGAAAGTGGTCTGCCTAAGGTACATTTAGGCCTGTATAGATTCGTTTATTTGACTTTATCTGCTGGCATAAGCATGTGTACGTATGATTGTTCGAAAAAACTTTTAGAAACTACTTGAGACATTTTTAACTGCTCTTAGGATTGCTAGCTTATATCGATATAGTTTATACATAAGCACATGATATGCGCTTATGCTATAAGCATCGGACTAAAATGTTTATCCAAACACGGCATAAGTTTTTCAACAAGTGTATTTTGACACAGGATATGAGGCCTCATATTAAACCACCTCCAACAAAATTTCAA from Vicia villosa cultivar HV-30 ecotype Madison, WI linkage group LG4, Vvil1.0, whole genome shotgun sequence encodes the following:
- the LOC131595067 gene encoding uncharacterized protein LOC131595067 isoform X1, coding for MPGTILVSVLEFMDLPFSSSTPIRACMGKIEYQISDKGNFSFPIASLRDDLIFKIHDTEGNEISRAGVHIRMILEKGVWEDTFPLGEGYMHLKLEVVLSNEERDKIRMMRQTALKKKQDVLLNSNAALPFRTSDEVSVMNLVLHTFPQRLFPDVLSAPSSQESSPNQYLQLEKVSQLQSPVDFSNDKESSTTNVAEAEVELDQKQLNSNIADQYKKASSIKPVSQEINLIPLEHGGNKPANQPPSENHPQRATSSQEMVIFLSSEKVSSSTNNPIQDNLEDAVLPNSEKKARLGRTPSNVKKMISAFESGLPKDMRPHIKPPPTKFQVMSPMEKKDPSETRHFEQDKSLNIDPIGFLQEKSKSASLVRDLQEVPEHIEESREQIHIPNRQIDSNARNEDQEEEQIHILNRQIDSNSYIKTEIDGSKYEKIQDIKESKINTFDDNEDENSGGPFNQVIKVAIIMGFGLLVLLTRQRNKRRKDKSA
- the LOC131595067 gene encoding uncharacterized protein LOC131595067 isoform X3, coding for MPGTILVSVLEFMDLPFSSSTPIRACMGKIEYQISDKGNFSFPIASLRDDLIFKIHDTEGNEISRAGVHIRMILEKGVWEDTFPLGEGYMHLKLEVVLSNEERDKIRMMRQTALKKKQDVLLNSNAALPFRTSDERLFPDVLSAPSSQESSPNQYLQLEKVSQLQSPVDFSNDKESSTTNVAEAEVELDQKQLNSNIADQYKKASSIKPVSQEINLIPLEHGGNKPANQPPSENHPQRATSSQEMVIFLSSEKVSSSTNNPIQDNLEDAVLPNSEKKARLGRTPSNVKKMISAFESGLPKDMRPHIKPPPTKFQVMSPMEKKDPSETRHFEQDKSLNIDPIGFLQEKSKSASLVRDLQEVPEHIEESREQIHIPNRQIDSNARNEDQEEEQIHILNRQIDSNSYIKTEIDGSKYEKIQDIKESKINTFDDNEDENSGGPFNQVIKVAIIMGFGLLVLLTRQRNKRRKDKSA
- the LOC131595067 gene encoding uncharacterized protein LOC131595067 isoform X5; translated protein: MILEKGVWEDTFPLGEGYMHLKLEVVLSNEERDKIRMMRQTALKKKQDVLLNSNAALPFRTSDEVSVMNLVLHTFPQRLFPDVLSAPSSQESSPNQYLQLEKVSQLQSPVDFSNDKESSTTNVAEAEVELDQKQLNSNIADQYKKASSIKPVSQEINLIPLEHGGNKPANQPPSENHPQRATSSQEMVIFLSSEKVSSSTNNPIQDNLEDAVLPNSEKKARLGRTPSNVKKMISAFESGLPKDMRPHIKPPPTKFQVMSPMEKKDPSETRHFEQDKSLNIDPIGFLQEKSKSASLVRDLQEVPEHIEESREQIHIPNRQIDSNARNEDQEEEQIHILNRQIDSNSYIKTEIDGSKYEKIQDIKESKINTFDDNEDENSGGPFNQVIKVAIIMGFGLLVLLTRQRNKRRKDKSA
- the LOC131595067 gene encoding uncharacterized protein LOC131595067 isoform X4 is translated as MPGTILVSVLEFMDLPFSSSTPIRACMGKIEYQISDKGNFSFPIASLRDDLIFKIHDTEGNEISRAGVHIRMILEKGVWEDTFPLGEGYMHLKLEVVLSNEERDKIRMMRQTALKKKQDVLLNSNAALPFRTSDEVSESSPNQYLQLEKVSQLQSPVDFSNDKESSTTNVAEAEVELDQKQLNSNIADQYKKASSIKPVSQEINLIPLEHGGNKPANQPPSENHPQRATSSQEMVIFLSSEKVSSSTNNPIQDNLEDAVLPNSEKKARLGRTPSNVKKMISAFESGLPKDMRPHIKPPPTKFQVMSPMEKKDPSETRHFEQDKSLNIDPIGFLQEKSKSASLVRDLQEVPEHIEESREQIHIPNRQIDSNARNEDQEEEQIHILNRQIDSNSYIKTEIDGSKYEKIQDIKESKINTFDDNEDENSGGPFNQVIKVAIIMGFGLLVLLTRQRNKRRKDKSA
- the LOC131595067 gene encoding uncharacterized protein LOC131595067 isoform X2, with product MPGTILVSVLEFMDLPFSSSTPIRACMGKIEYQISDKGNFSFPIASLRDDLIFKIHDTEGNEISRAGVHIRMILEKGVWEDTFPLGEGYMHLKLEVVLSNEERDKIRMMRQTALKKKQDVLLNSNAALPFRTSDEVSVMNLVLHTFPQRLFPDVLSAPSSQESSPNQYLQLEKVSQLQSPVDFSNDKESSTTNVAEAEVELDQKQLNSNIADQYKKASSIKPVSQEINLIPLEHGGNKPANQPPSENHPQRATSSQEMVIFLSSEKVSSSTNNPIQDNLEDAVLPNSEKKARLGRTPSNVKKMISAFESGLPKDMRPHIKPPPTKFQVMSPMEKKDPSETRHFEQDKSLNIDPIGFLQEKSKSASLVRDLQEVPEHIEESREQIHIPNRQIDSNARNEDQEEEQIHILNRQIDSNSYIKTEIDGSKYEKIQDIKESKINTFDDNEDENSGGPFNQVIKVAIIMGFGLLVLLTRQRNKRKDKSA